In Candidatus Methanosphaera massiliense, the following are encoded in one genomic region:
- a CDS encoding 4Fe-4S dicluster domain-containing protein has product MLKVNQDHCLGCGACIIVCPVNQEICPEVIGGNGPDTTEVIMLVENGIIKLFHPEKCTECMECNNTCPTKAIYIGDD; this is encoded by the coding sequence ATGTTGAAAGTTAATCAAGACCATTGTCTAGGCTGCGGAGCCTGTATAATAGTATGTCCTGTGAATCAGGAAATATGTCCTGAAGTTATAGGGGGTAATGGTCCAGATACTACAGAAGTTATAATGTTAGTTGAAAATGGAATAATAAAACTATTTCATCCAGAAAAATGTACAGAATGTATGGAATGTAATAACACCTGTCCAACAAAAGCAATATATATTGGAGATGATTAG
- a CDS encoding formylmethanofuran dehydrogenase subunit C, producing the protein MKTIKLLMKKYSRIPLEFDNVLPELLYDKTEKEITETIIYHGNRQEQLSDYFKIEVEGECDNPSDCKIIIDGDLHRTKYIGNCMTAGTIIINSDVDLHVGAQMSGGHIIVNGNAESYAGREMTGGLLEINGNVKEFCGASYMGEWRGMSGGKIIIRGNVGKQLAECMLNGEIYVEGNCDILAGIHMAGGYIQIDGDVTQWPGGQMKKGIIVINGHVGEILQGFKKEEIIQNPLINGKYHIGKYTLYIGDIGVKKGKGQLWIKEN; encoded by the coding sequence ATGAAAACAATAAAACTATTAATGAAAAAATATAGCAGAATACCCTTAGAATTTGACAACGTACTTCCAGAGCTATTATACGATAAAACAGAAAAAGAAATAACAGAAACAATAATTTATCATGGAAACAGACAAGAACAATTATCAGATTACTTTAAAATAGAAGTTGAAGGAGAATGTGACAATCCCTCAGATTGTAAAATAATAATAGATGGCGATTTACATAGAACCAAATACATAGGAAACTGCATGACTGCAGGTACAATAATAATAAATAGTGATGTTGACCTTCATGTAGGAGCTCAAATGTCTGGTGGACATATAATTGTAAATGGTAATGCTGAAAGTTATGCAGGCCGTGAAATGACTGGTGGTTTACTAGAAATAAATGGTAATGTCAAGGAATTCTGTGGAGCATCATATATGGGTGAATGGAGAGGTATGTCTGGAGGAAAAATTATTATCCGTGGAAATGTAGGAAAACAACTAGCAGAATGCATGCTAAATGGTGAAATCTACGTTGAAGGAAACTGTGACATACTAGCAGGAATACATATGGCTGGAGGATATATTCAGATAGATGGCGATGTTACACAATGGCCCGGAGGACAGATGAAAAAAGGAATTATTGTTATTAATGGCCATGTAGGTGAAATACTTCAAGGATTTAAAAAAGAAGAAATCATACAAAATCCTCTAATAAATGGAAAATATCATATTGGCAAATACACATTATATATCGGAGATATTGGTGTGAAAAAGGGTAAAGGTCAATTATGGATTAAAGAAAATTAG
- a CDS encoding 4Fe-4S binding protein, producing the protein MVVTIYRDRCNGIDHCPGHNVCIEVCALDAIENVNGYPHINEEACKNCGLCVTNCPNNALSITNI; encoded by the coding sequence ATGGTAGTAACAATTTATCGGGATAGATGTAACGGAATTGATCATTGTCCGGGACACAATGTATGTATAGAAGTATGTGCTTTAGATGCAATTGAGAATGTTAATGGATATCCACATATAAATGAGGAAGCATGTAAAAATTGTGGACTTTGTGTGACAAACTGCCCTAATAATGCATTGTCCATAACCAATATTTAA
- a CDS encoding DUF2097 domain-containing protein — MKTRQITLHEYELVDYINDNFKENALLEISYNRVFIPGKILYIDNSDELIITLQLMGQLLHQTVDINVNDIIEEIVELRYTYEEDEIIISIVD; from the coding sequence ATGAAAACTAGACAAATAACACTCCATGAGTATGAACTTGTTGATTACATAAATGATAATTTTAAAGAAAATGCATTACTTGAAATATCATATAACAGAGTATTTATACCTGGAAAAATATTATACATTGATAATTCAGATGAACTAATAATTACCCTGCAATTAATGGGACAGTTATTACATCAGACAGTTGATATTAATGTCAATGATATTATAGAAGAAATAGTTGAATTAAGATATACCTACGAAGAGGATGAAATAATAATAAGTATTGTTGATTAA
- a CDS encoding formylmethanofuran dehydrogenase subunit A: protein MEYILKNGIVFDPANNVNGEQKDILIKDGNIVEKVSSDSKVIDVTGKLVMPGGVDLHSHIAGPKLSVGRLYRPEDIRRGIKPAPNNGVEGFEAGFSLPTCPTTGYRYTRMGYTTVTEAAVPPLEAKHAHEEINSIPNLDIPTLTLFGNNWFMLKYVKENNMDDLTLFISKWLKLAKGYGIKIVNPCGSEAWGWGKNVDGLDDPEPHWNVTGREVIRTLTKVNEKLGLPHSVHVHTNDLGHPGNYETTLETFDCVKDIKKNKNVDRNQVIHCTHLQFHAYKGTNWRDVTSGAPELIDYINKSKHMTCDIGQLTFDETTTMTADAPMEYDLFKLTGLKWANKDIEVETASGLIPSIYSKRAPVSALQWAVGLEFFFGIKDPWKMALTTDSPNGGPFIRYPKIISWIMSNEKLNDMLDNEVHSWATRRTSLGSYDREYSWDDIATITRASPAKILGLTDRGHLGIGAKADVSVYDIDVDDFDPTRLSNSEILEKKLLNSLYTIKDGNILVKNGEIVKLINSKHIWSNVKGLENKEEGLIKRIKPEFNKYYTIKYENYGVPDHYTEPDNRIDIQYEGV, encoded by the coding sequence ATGGAATATATTCTTAAAAATGGAATCGTCTTTGACCCGGCAAATAATGTTAATGGTGAACAAAAAGATATTCTAATAAAAGATGGTAACATAGTTGAAAAAGTCTCCTCTGATTCAAAAGTCATAGATGTAACAGGTAAACTAGTCATGCCTGGTGGAGTAGATTTACACTCACATATAGCAGGACCTAAGTTATCTGTAGGTAGATTATACCGACCAGAGGATATTAGACGTGGCATAAAACCTGCACCTAATAATGGTGTTGAAGGATTTGAAGCAGGATTTTCTTTACCTACCTGTCCAACTACAGGTTATAGATATACACGTATGGGATACACTACTGTTACAGAAGCAGCTGTTCCACCTCTTGAAGCAAAACATGCCCATGAGGAAATTAATAGTATTCCTAATTTAGATATACCTACACTAACTCTATTTGGAAACAATTGGTTTATGCTTAAATATGTTAAGGAAAATAACATGGATGATTTAACATTATTCATTTCTAAGTGGCTTAAATTAGCTAAAGGTTATGGTATTAAAATTGTAAATCCTTGTGGTAGTGAAGCATGGGGTTGGGGTAAAAATGTTGATGGTCTTGATGATCCGGAACCTCACTGGAATGTTACAGGACGAGAAGTTATCCGAACTCTTACCAAGGTTAATGAAAAATTAGGTCTTCCGCATTCAGTACATGTGCATACAAATGATTTAGGTCATCCAGGTAATTATGAAACAACACTTGAGACATTTGACTGTGTAAAAGATATTAAAAAGAATAAGAATGTTGATAGAAACCAAGTTATTCATTGTACACATCTTCAGTTCCATGCATATAAAGGTACAAACTGGAGAGATGTAACATCTGGTGCTCCAGAACTCATTGATTACATTAATAAAAGTAAACATATGACCTGTGATATTGGACAATTAACATTTGATGAAACAACAACAATGACTGCTGATGCTCCTATGGAATATGATTTATTCAAACTAACCGGTCTTAAATGGGCTAATAAAGATATTGAAGTAGAAACTGCATCTGGTTTAATTCCATCCATTTATTCTAAACGAGCTCCAGTAAGTGCACTTCAATGGGCTGTTGGTCTTGAATTCTTCTTTGGAATAAAAGACCCATGGAAAATGGCATTAACAACAGATTCACCTAATGGTGGACCGTTCATCAGATATCCTAAAATTATTTCATGGATTATGAGTAATGAGAAACTTAATGACATGCTTGACAATGAAGTTCATAGTTGGGCTACTAGAAGAACTTCCCTTGGATCTTATGATAGAGAATACTCCTGGGATGATATTGCTACAATTACACGTGCTAGTCCAGCTAAAATCCTTGGATTAACAGATAGAGGTCATTTAGGTATTGGTGCAAAGGCTGATGTGTCCGTTTATGATATTGATGTAGATGACTTTGATCCTACACGTCTAAGTAATTCTGAGATTCTTGAGAAGAAACTATTGAATAGTCTATATACAATTAAAGATGGTAATATTCTTGTAAAGAATGGTGAAATTGTTAAATTAATCAATAGTAAACATATATGGAGTAATGTAAAAGGTCTTGAAAATAAAGAGGAAGGATTAATTAAAAGAATTAAACCTGAATTTAATAAGTATTATACTATTAAATATGAAAATTATGGTGTTCCAGACCATTATACTGAACCGGATAATAGAATAGATATACAATATGAGGGAGTATAA
- the lysS gene encoding lysine--tRNA ligase, with protein MSKHWTERIAEELSQQGREEYIIGSGTSISGSVHIGNSCDIFIANAVSKELRKLGENAKTLWIADDYDPLRKVPYPLPEDYSQYLGQPYYEIPCPEGCCSNFVEHFQKPFVKALDEFDIENLEIKSGAQMYKNGVYTEATKKALENADRIREIFNEYREHPLKDDWLPYNPICSECGRVNTTEAYDFDGTTIKYRCQCGHEGEVDYTTGKGKLTWRVEWAARWKILNITCEPFGKDHAASGGSYDVSKVISDEIFNYPAPYPVPYEWITLEGEAMSKSKGVFFTPEAWLKIGKPETLNYFIFRNKPLKPKDFSPKMGFLDLMDQYDRVERIAYGEEEPSNDKEKEKLTKIYEVSQINGMSEVMPFQPSYRFLTVAYQIAAGKPDKIYEILAKNHQLPDRLIDVAYEDLSEFDKNTYLKRLEYVSNWLETYGPKFVKFQVMKKMPRIELTDEQKEFLNQLADILETETFTNDAEFHDRMYDVLEGIGMKPQKAFQAIYKTIIGKKQGPRAASFVLSLDKDFVLKRFRLEE; from the coding sequence ATGAGTAAACATTGGACCGAAAGAATAGCTGAGGAATTAAGTCAGCAAGGAAGAGAAGAATATATAATTGGTAGTGGAACATCTATCTCTGGATCAGTACACATAGGTAATAGTTGTGATATATTTATAGCAAATGCAGTAAGTAAAGAATTAAGAAAGTTAGGTGAAAATGCTAAAACTTTATGGATAGCAGATGATTATGACCCACTAAGAAAAGTACCATATCCATTACCTGAGGATTACAGTCAATATCTAGGACAACCATACTATGAAATACCTTGTCCTGAAGGATGTTGCTCTAACTTTGTAGAACATTTCCAGAAACCATTTGTTAAAGCATTAGATGAGTTTGATATTGAGAATTTAGAGATTAAAAGTGGAGCTCAAATGTATAAAAATGGTGTTTATACAGAAGCTACAAAGAAAGCATTAGAAAATGCTGATAGGATAAGAGAAATATTCAATGAATACAGGGAACATCCATTAAAAGATGATTGGCTACCATATAATCCAATATGTTCTGAATGTGGACGTGTAAATACTACTGAAGCATATGATTTTGATGGTACAACTATTAAGTACAGATGTCAGTGTGGACATGAAGGAGAAGTAGATTATACTACTGGTAAAGGAAAACTAACCTGGAGAGTAGAATGGGCTGCAAGATGGAAAATTTTAAACATCACCTGTGAACCATTTGGTAAAGACCATGCAGCAAGTGGAGGTTCATATGATGTAAGTAAAGTAATATCAGATGAAATATTTAATTATCCAGCACCATATCCAGTACCATATGAATGGATTACACTTGAAGGAGAAGCAATGAGTAAATCCAAAGGAGTATTCTTCACACCAGAAGCATGGCTAAAAATAGGAAAACCAGAAACACTAAACTACTTCATATTCAGAAACAAACCATTAAAACCTAAAGATTTTAGTCCTAAAATGGGATTCTTAGACTTAATGGATCAATATGATAGAGTAGAAAGAATAGCATATGGTGAAGAGGAACCAAGTAATGACAAAGAAAAAGAAAAACTCACTAAAATCTATGAAGTTTCACAAATAAATGGTATGTCTGAAGTAATGCCATTCCAACCATCATACAGATTCCTTACAGTAGCATATCAAATAGCTGCTGGAAAACCAGATAAAATATATGAAATATTAGCTAAAAATCATCAATTACCAGATAGACTCATAGATGTAGCATATGAAGATCTATCAGAATTTGATAAAAACACATATCTTAAAAGATTAGAATATGTTAGCAATTGGCTTGAAACTTATGGACCTAAATTTGTAAAATTCCAGGTAATGAAGAAAATGCCACGTATAGAACTTACAGATGAACAAAAGGAATTCTTAAACCAGTTAGCTGATATATTAGAAACAGAAACATTTACTAATGACGCTGAATTCCATGATAGGATGTATGATGTACTGGAAGGTATTGGAATGAAACCACAAAAAGCTTTCCAGGCAATATATAAAACCATCATAGGTAAAAAACAAGGGCCACGTGCAGCATCTTTTGTATTATCATTAGATAAAGACTTTGTTCTAAAAAGATTCAGATTAGAGGAGTAG
- a CDS encoding formylmethanofuran dehydrogenase subunit B codes for MTEKPITDYDEEVKNCSCSYCGNNCDDITYLLKDKKIVGVRHACRLGASKIINDEDQRLLNPMIRNESGILEETTWNQALDKTAELLHNSLRPVLYGWGETSIEAIKQGIKIAETTGSVIDNQSTICHGATIQAFQNVGHPVMTLGEVKNRADVIIYVGTNPMDDHPRHLSRYTTFPEGFFRPNGRKDRKLITIDPKYTNTAKVSDEWIQYDMDEDYTFFNALRMVLKGNTLTSKEIAGVPVDKIYELAETMKNAEYGALFFGLGLTQTLSKQRNVDIIIQLIEDLNRYSKWSMLPMRGFFNVNGFNIAMTTETGYPYGIDFARGYPRYMVGETTTIDLLNRREPDFFMAVAADPGVQFPGYSIQHLASIPVVQIDTHWGPYTELSDIVLPSTRVGVETEGTAYRMDSIPIYMKKVIEKPENCHSDEWILHELYKRIEKLNQEGDD; via the coding sequence ATGACTGAAAAACCAATCACTGATTATGATGAAGAAGTAAAAAATTGCTCCTGTTCATACTGTGGAAATAACTGTGACGACATAACATATCTCTTAAAAGATAAGAAAATTGTTGGAGTAAGACATGCATGCAGATTAGGCGCTAGTAAGATAATAAATGATGAAGACCAAAGACTTCTAAATCCTATGATAAGAAATGAATCAGGAATACTTGAAGAAACAACATGGAACCAAGCATTAGATAAAACCGCAGAATTATTACACAATAGCCTTAGACCAGTACTATATGGCTGGGGAGAAACATCAATTGAAGCAATCAAACAAGGAATAAAAATAGCTGAAACAACTGGTTCAGTAATAGATAACCAATCTACAATATGTCATGGAGCAACAATCCAAGCATTCCAAAATGTTGGACATCCAGTAATGACATTAGGTGAAGTAAAAAACAGGGCAGATGTAATTATATATGTAGGTACAAACCCAATGGATGACCATCCAAGACATCTATCAAGATACACAACATTCCCTGAGGGATTCTTCAGACCAAACGGAAGAAAAGATAGAAAATTAATCACAATTGACCCGAAATACACTAATACAGCAAAAGTATCTGATGAATGGATTCAATATGACATGGATGAAGATTATACATTCTTCAACGCTCTACGAATGGTATTAAAAGGAAATACCCTGACAAGTAAGGAAATTGCAGGAGTACCTGTAGATAAGATATATGAACTAGCAGAAACAATGAAAAATGCTGAATATGGTGCTTTATTCTTTGGATTAGGATTAACTCAAACATTATCTAAACAGAGAAATGTAGACATAATAATACAATTAATAGAAGACCTTAACAGGTATTCTAAATGGTCAATGTTACCTATGAGAGGATTCTTTAATGTGAATGGATTCAACATTGCCATGACAACAGAAACAGGATATCCATATGGTATTGACTTTGCAAGAGGATATCCTCGATATATGGTGGGAGAAACAACCACTATTGATTTATTAAATAGAAGAGAACCCGACTTTTTCATGGCAGTAGCTGCAGATCCGGGAGTACAATTCCCAGGATATTCCATACAACATCTTGCAAGTATACCTGTAGTACAAATAGATACACATTGGGGTCCATATACTGAATTATCAGATATTGTGCTTCCAAGTACAAGAGTAGGTGTAGAAACAGAAGGTACTGCTTATCGTATGGATTCAATACCAATATACATGAAAAAAGTTATAGAAAAGCCTGAAAACTGTCACTCTGATGAATGGATTCTTCATGAATTATATAAGAGAATTGAAAAATTAAATCAGGAGGGAGATGATTAA
- a CDS encoding 4Fe-4S binding protein, with protein MAVIIDSNKCSDVDNCPANGLCIEICALDSINNVNGMPVIDEYLCPECGLCVMNCPNEAISKP; from the coding sequence ATGGCTGTAATAATTGATAGTAATAAGTGTAGTGATGTAGATAATTGTCCTGCAAATGGATTATGTATAGAAATCTGTGCATTAGATTCCATTAATAATGTTAATGGTATGCCTGTAATCGATGAATACCTTTGCCCAGAATGTGGACTTTGTGTAATGAATTGTCCTAATGAAGCAATTTCTAAACCATGA
- a CDS encoding molybdopterin dinucleotide binding domain-containing protein, producing MIRLDEMNIIINTGTSIIQAYYEKKGSTLKDEYRQATAVAFMDPRDMEKLSLKPRDKINVKSEWGEVTIYVDKSHDAPHEGMIFIPKGPWANIVISPETYCCNIPTFKGVPATIRKTDDEVLLVADLMRKTYHKYTDNTDNLESLGEKPVYKKREL from the coding sequence ATGATTAGATTGGATGAGATGAATATTATTATCAATACAGGTACTAGTATCATTCAAGCATACTATGAGAAAAAAGGTTCTACACTAAAAGATGAATACAGACAAGCAACAGCAGTAGCATTTATGGATCCAAGAGATATGGAAAAATTATCATTAAAACCACGTGATAAAATAAATGTTAAATCAGAATGGGGTGAAGTAACAATTTATGTAGATAAATCACATGATGCACCACATGAAGGAATGATATTCATACCAAAAGGTCCCTGGGCAAATATTGTAATAAGTCCGGAAACATATTGTTGTAACATTCCTACATTTAAGGGCGTTCCAGCAACAATAAGAAAAACAGATGATGAAGTACTGCTAGTAGCAGACCTTATGAGAAAAACATATCATAAATACACAGATAATACTGATAACCTAGAAAGTCTAGGTGAAAAACCAGTATATAAGAAAAGGGAGCTATAA
- a CDS encoding formate--phosphoribosylaminoimidazolecarboxamide ligase: MGKIKKEDIDAIVDKYDKENITIATLGSHTALHILRGAKQEGFRTAVVCEKGKEVPYERFGVADEFIFVDEYKDIVNEEVQEKLRSMNAIVVPHGSFVAYAGLSNVEDKFNVPMFGNRDILRWEAERDKERKMITESGIRMPKKFESPEDIDKEVMVKFPGARGGQGYFICSSYEEFQEKIAEMKERNWITDEDVKYAHIEEYVCGTNFCIHYFYSALKDEVEVLGMDSRYETNIDGIVRIPAQDQLAANLSPSYVVSGNHPVVIRESLLPKVFENGDKLVKTAKKLVKPGMNGPFCLQCLVNDDREIVIFEMSARIDGGTNTFMNGSPYSYIQFGEPMSMGRRISREIKNAIKEDKLDVIIT, encoded by the coding sequence ATGGGAAAAATAAAAAAAGAAGATATAGATGCAATAGTTGATAAGTATGATAAAGAAAATATCACTATTGCAACATTAGGTAGTCATACGGCATTACATATTCTTCGTGGCGCAAAACAAGAAGGATTTAGAACAGCAGTCGTTTGTGAAAAAGGTAAGGAAGTACCATATGAACGATTTGGAGTGGCTGATGAATTTATATTTGTAGATGAATATAAAGATATTGTAAATGAAGAAGTTCAAGAAAAATTAAGATCAATGAATGCTATAGTAGTACCACATGGTTCATTCGTTGCATATGCTGGTCTAAGTAATGTTGAAGATAAATTCAATGTACCAATGTTTGGAAATCGTGATATTCTAAGATGGGAAGCAGAAAGAGATAAAGAAAGAAAAATGATTACAGAATCTGGAATAAGAATGCCAAAAAAATTCGAAAGCCCAGAAGACATTGATAAAGAAGTTATGGTAAAATTCCCAGGAGCAAGAGGAGGTCAAGGATACTTCATATGCTCAAGTTATGAGGAATTCCAAGAAAAAATAGCTGAAATGAAGGAAAGAAACTGGATTACAGATGAAGATGTTAAATATGCACACATAGAAGAATATGTTTGTGGTACAAACTTCTGTATACATTATTTCTACTCCGCACTAAAAGATGAAGTAGAAGTTTTAGGAATGGACAGTAGATATGAAACTAACATAGATGGTATAGTAAGAATTCCAGCACAAGACCAACTAGCAGCAAATCTTAGTCCTTCATATGTTGTAAGTGGAAATCATCCAGTAGTAATAAGAGAATCATTATTACCAAAAGTATTTGAAAATGGTGATAAACTAGTAAAAACAGCTAAAAAATTAGTAAAACCTGGAATGAATGGTCCATTCTGTCTACAATGCTTAGTAAATGATGACAGAGAAATAGTTATCTTTGAAATGAGTGCAAGAATAGATGGAGGTACAAATACATTCATGAATGGATCTCCTTACTCCTACATACAATTTGGAGAACCAATGAGTATGGGACGCAGAATCTCTAGAGAAATTAAAAACGCTATAAAAGAAGATAAACTTGATGTTATAATAACATAA
- a CDS encoding potassium channel family protein, whose amino-acid sequence MYVIIVGAGRVGLNLAQSLVREGLNVTIIEHNPTKSEEVAETINAMVIQGDATSVNVLENAGIIDADVFVAATGHDSVNLLTSVLCQKYDNIKKIIARVNDLEHVDAFKQVGVDVTVSPESTVASYLERIITRPKVADLIVLGRGSTELLDLKIENKDLFGKRILDYSPTENYIVCAIYEDNELVIPQEDTLFHEDQKISVLTKSDYVQEVTQFFAP is encoded by the coding sequence ATGTACGTGATTATAGTAGGTGCTGGAAGAGTAGGATTAAATTTAGCTCAATCACTAGTCAGGGAAGGATTAAATGTAACAATTATAGAACATAATCCTACTAAATCCGAAGAAGTTGCAGAAACAATCAATGCAATGGTTATTCAGGGAGATGCTACATCAGTTAATGTATTAGAAAATGCAGGTATTATTGATGCAGATGTCTTTGTAGCAGCAACAGGCCATGATTCTGTAAACTTATTAACATCTGTTCTATGTCAGAAGTATGATAATATCAAGAAGATTATTGCCCGTGTTAATGACTTAGAACATGTTGATGCGTTTAAACAGGTAGGAGTTGATGTAACAGTTAGTCCTGAATCTACTGTAGCATCATACCTGGAAAGAATCATTACTCGTCCTAAAGTAGCTGATTTAATTGTTCTTGGACGTGGTTCCACCGAGTTATTAGATCTGAAGATTGAAAATAAAGATTTGTTTGGTAAAAGAATTTTAGATTATAGTCCTACAGAAAATTATATTGTATGTGCTATTTATGAGGATAATGAGTTAGTTATCCCACAGGAAGATACATTATTTCATGAAGATCAGAAGATTTCTGTGTTAACTAAATCGGATTATGTACAAGAAGTTACTCAGTTTTTCGCACCTTAA
- the hxlB gene encoding 6-phospho-3-hexuloisomerase gives MIYNDALQDILEKVTQTTSAVKEEDIVKFTSMLEEVDSIFLMGLGRSGLVAKAFAMRLMHLGLSVYVVGETTTPAITDKDCLIAISGSGETSYIISTTGIAKQVGSKIIAITSYPDSTLAKRSDLILQLQGRTKIDEEPNYARRQISGLHNSLSPMGTIFEISALIFLDSVIAQMMDDLGQTEKDLKARHTVLE, from the coding sequence ATGATTTATAATGATGCATTACAAGATATACTAGAAAAAGTAACTCAAACAACTTCTGCAGTTAAAGAAGAAGATATTGTTAAGTTTACATCAATGCTTGAAGAAGTAGATAGTATTTTTCTTATGGGATTAGGTCGTTCAGGTTTAGTGGCAAAAGCTTTTGCAATGCGATTAATGCACTTAGGATTAAGTGTATATGTTGTGGGGGAAACAACAACTCCAGCAATAACAGATAAGGATTGTTTAATAGCAATATCTGGTTCTGGAGAAACAAGTTATATTATAAGTACTACAGGTATTGCTAAGCAGGTTGGCTCTAAAATAATAGCAATAACATCCTATCCAGATAGTACTTTAGCTAAAAGATCAGATCTTATTCTTCAATTACAGGGAAGAACAAAAATAGATGAGGAGCCAAACTATGCTCGTCGTCAGATAAGTGGTTTACATAACTCATTATCTCCTATGGGAACTATCTTTGAGATAAGTGCACTCATCTTCCTTGATTCTGTAATAGCACAGATGATGGATGATTTAGGTCAAACAGAAAAGGACCTTAAAGCTAGACATACAGTACTAGAATAA
- a CDS encoding helix-turn-helix domain-containing protein, with amino-acid sequence MVNKKLDFEIDGVLYNYKLFDTLKAINETKSQRKAAKQLNISHTVLNKRILKAENLLSHKLVTVSNKGSSLTDYGLKILDEYITYENRLNDNNESIIVAGGPVSCEFIRQLASAYQVENLKILETDNETAMHLADVELVDILCFDDPVKAYLYNLEPIALGRDYLLLLSHEKQSFNTLSDLDGLNFVEVEGSAQRLAWNTLANYDLDFDIVRVVDSFHEAIRLVEQNKNLYTFINKSMAYTSLHTSDVLKDETYHIISALNVKNDSYVESFLNFASHRAQKVTVSYGFEPL; translated from the coding sequence ATGGTAAATAAGAAACTAGATTTTGAAATTGATGGAGTACTATACAACTATAAATTATTTGACACGCTCAAAGCCATTAACGAAACAAAATCTCAGAGAAAAGCGGCTAAACAATTAAATATTTCACATACTGTTCTTAATAAAAGAATATTGAAAGCCGAAAACTTATTATCTCATAAATTAGTCACAGTATCTAATAAAGGTTCTAGTTTAACAGATTATGGTCTGAAAATATTAGATGAATATATAACATATGAAAATAGACTTAATGACAATAACGAGTCTATTATTGTGGCTGGTGGTCCTGTTTCATGTGAATTTATCAGACAATTAGCAAGTGCATATCAAGTTGAAAATTTAAAGATTCTTGAAACTGATAATGAGACTGCAATGCATCTAGCTGACGTTGAATTAGTGGATATTTTATGTTTTGATGACCCTGTTAAGGCATACTTATATAATCTTGAACCTATTGCTCTTGGTAGAGATTATTTATTATTATTATCCCATGAAAAACAATCATTTAATACCTTATCTGACTTGGATGGATTAAATTTTGTTGAAGTTGAAGGATCTGCTCAGAGGCTTGCATGGAATACTTTGGCTAATTATGATTTAGATTTTGACATAGTTAGAGTAGTTGATTCATTTCATGAAGCTATTCGTCTAGTTGAACAGAATAAAAATCTTTACACATTCATAAATAAGAGCATGGCATATACATCATTACATACTAGTGATGTGTTAAAGGATGAGACATATCATATAATTAGTGCATTGAATGTTAAAAATGATAGTTATGTTGAAAGTTTTCTGAATTTTGCATCTCACAGAGCACAAAAAGTAACAGTGTCTTATGGCTTCGAACCATTATAA